One Mycobacterium paraseoulense genomic window, TGAGCCGCCCGATGACGCCGATGCTGTCGCGGTGCGTCGTGGCCAGCCTGCGCAGGATGTCCTCGCTGACGTCGGGGGCAGGGCAGTCGGCGGCGGCGCGGGATTCGGCGCGGGACCGGTCGATGGCCGCGATCAACTGGTCCAGCCGGTCGCGCTGACGCAACAACAACGTCCGGTGCTCGTCGAGGACACCCGCCAGCGTGGTGCGCCCACCCGCGATCAACCGTTGGATGTCATTGATGCTGACGCCGAGACTTCTCATCAGATCGATGCGCAGCAGGTCGAGCACCTGCTCGACGTCGAAGACCCGATAGCCGTTGGACAGGTGCTCGGCGCGCAGCAGCCCGATTTTCTCGTAGTGGCGAATGCGACCCGGGGCGATCCCGGTCAGGGCCGTGACGTCGCCGATCAGCAACTGCTCAGCCACTCCTTGACCTTACAACCGTGGCAAGGTCTGTACTGATCAGATGGAACGCGACCAGCTGATCGACCTCACCCGCCGCGCCCTGAAGTTGGCGCGCGACAAGACCACCGATCTCGCCCCGGCCCAGCACCGGGTCGATGCGCAGGCCTACACGTCCGCGGAGCGCCACGACCGGGACAGGGCCATGGTGATGGCCAGCCCACAGTTGGTCGGGTACGTCTCGGAGTTGCCCGGCCCCGGTGCGTACTGCACCAAGACGGTGATGGGCCGGTCAATCCTGTTGACCAGAACGGCCGACGGGTCGGTCAAGGCGTTCGACAATGTCTGCCTGCACCGCCAGTCGCAGGTGGCGACGGGCTGCGGCAGCGCCAAGCGGTTCACCTGCCCTTATCACGCGTGGACGTACGACAACGACGGGCGGTTGGTGGGCCTGCCGGGCCGTGAGGGCTTTGCGGACGTGACCATAAGGGCCGACGGCCTGACCGAGCTTCCGGCCGCCGAATTCGCCGGCTTCCTCTGGGTCGCACTGGATCCCGGCACGACGCTGGACGTCGCCGCACACCTCGGCCCCCTGGCCGAGGAGCTCGATTCGTGGGGCATCGGGCGGTGGTCGCCGTTGGGCGAGAAAGTGCTCGACTGCCCGATCAATTGGAAGCTCGCGGTCGACACCTTTTCGGAGAACTACCATTTCGCCACCGTGCATCAGCAGACGTTCGCCACCATCGCCCGCAGCAACTGCACGGTCTTCGACGCGTTCGGTCCGCACCACCGGTTGATCTTCCCGCTCAACACGATCCTGACGCTCGACGAGGTCCCCGAAGAGCAGTGGGATCCCTTCCAGAACATGGTCGTGATCTACGCGCTGTTCCCCAACATCGTGTTGTCGGTGACCATCGCCAACGGTGAGCTGTTCCGGATCTACCCCGGCGATCGACCGGGCAGATCGATCACGGTGCACCAGAATTCGACACCGCTGGACCTGTCCGACGAATCGACGGCCGCCGGCGCGCAAGCCGTCTTCGAGTACGCCCACGCCACGGTGCGCGACGAGGACTACCGGCTGGCGGAAGGCCTCCAGGCCAATCTCGAGTCGGGCGCCCGCGACCACCTGCTGTTCGGTCGCAACGAGCCCGGACTGCAGCACCGCCACAACGCCTGGGCGCAGGCGCTTGCCGGGGACTCACTCGGCGGACAACACCGCCAGTAGGTC contains:
- a CDS encoding aromatic ring-hydroxylating oxygenase subunit alpha, whose amino-acid sequence is MERDQLIDLTRRALKLARDKTTDLAPAQHRVDAQAYTSAERHDRDRAMVMASPQLVGYVSELPGPGAYCTKTVMGRSILLTRTADGSVKAFDNVCLHRQSQVATGCGSAKRFTCPYHAWTYDNDGRLVGLPGREGFADVTIRADGLTELPAAEFAGFLWVALDPGTTLDVAAHLGPLAEELDSWGIGRWSPLGEKVLDCPINWKLAVDTFSENYHFATVHQQTFATIARSNCTVFDAFGPHHRLIFPLNTILTLDEVPEEQWDPFQNMVVIYALFPNIVLSVTIANGELFRIYPGDRPGRSITVHQNSTPLDLSDESTAAGAQAVFEYAHATVRDEDYRLAEGLQANLESGARDHLLFGRNEPGLQHRHNAWAQALAGDSLGGQHRQ